The Deltaproteobacteria bacterium genome has a segment encoding these proteins:
- a CDS encoding DUF4417 domain-containing protein, with the protein MSEHVMAVHDWGIPQLRADRLGQLLLSTVYAGGVVTDPASTFFVWRTSRFPTSVRGGVLGFYVDDYRLEALWNRQIFYAEQFHRFGWGALIEPDFSLWREAALVVQVYNVYRTRWLGRLWQEHGLAVIPSLNWSDPRSFTFCFKGIPIGASVVACECRTAGKNAGDRGRFLAGLAEGVRQVQPQHVLIYGGKAHASWLTPGLPSGPHYLLLDCWSNQRNHWRQRVAQHQRQRQQRSLFSNTGGDQSWEDEAQVVAGLEVRRNVEAERTKAEPKEIQGIRPATRDHKNPAKTIAIRNEL; encoded by the coding sequence ATGAGTGAACACGTTATGGCCGTGCACGATTGGGGGATTCCTCAGCTCAGAGCTGATCGACTCGGACAACTTCTTCTCTCCACTGTGTATGCGGGTGGTGTCGTTACTGATCCGGCTAGCACCTTCTTTGTCTGGCGTACCAGCCGTTTTCCTACGTCTGTACGAGGTGGAGTGCTGGGGTTCTATGTCGACGACTACCGGCTTGAAGCGTTGTGGAACCGACAGATCTTCTATGCTGAACAGTTTCACCGCTTTGGCTGGGGTGCACTGATCGAACCGGACTTCTCGTTGTGGAGAGAGGCTGCGCTCGTTGTGCAAGTCTACAATGTCTACCGTACGCGCTGGCTCGGACGCCTTTGGCAAGAGCACGGCCTTGCGGTAATTCCATCACTGAACTGGAGCGATCCGCGCTCTTTCACGTTCTGCTTCAAAGGTATCCCCATAGGAGCGTCAGTCGTTGCCTGCGAATGTCGAACGGCTGGCAAGAACGCCGGAGATCGCGGTCGATTCCTGGCAGGCTTAGCCGAAGGTGTCAGACAGGTACAACCCCAGCACGTCCTCATCTACGGAGGCAAGGCTCATGCATCCTGGCTCACACCTGGGCTTCCTTCTGGGCCTCACTATCTTTTGCTCGATTGCTGGTCGAATCAACGCAACCACTGGCGACAACGCGTCGCTCAACACCAGCGACAGCGGCAACAACGATCCTTATTCAGTAACACAGGAGGTGATCAATCATGGGAGGACGAGGCTCAAGTAGTAGCGGGTCTGGAAGTCCGAAGAAACGTCGAGGCGGAAAGAACAAAGGCCGAACCAAAGGAGATCCAGGGAATCCGACCGGCGACCCGAGACCACAAGAACCCGGCGAAGACAATAGCGATACGTAACGAGCTGTAA